In one window of Deinococcus sonorensis KR-87 DNA:
- a CDS encoding NADP-dependent oxidoreductase: MRSATFHTFGDPSVLRVEETDWPTATRDEVLIHVHASSINGTDLGLRAGQGPFRLAVRLPFTPGFDVAGVVVRCGPQVTAFHVGDPVMALLGHGGGGAAEYVAVRQSRVARAPERLSLLHAAAVPLSGLTALQGLRRGAALHTQPRARVLVIGAAGGIGSFAVQLARLYGAHVTGVARPEKQPYVRDLGADDTCTPDELNGPSFPAWDVILDAAPRLTLSAARPLLTARGVLVSVRPIPTQWPEVRSLAHPGGHPRFYGVQTRERGQDLSLLAHLIGTGQLRVPVDRSYPLTQIQDAHRYAEGPEVRGKVIVTSV, from the coding sequence ATGCGCTCCGCCACCTTCCACACCTTCGGGGATCCGTCGGTGCTCCGCGTCGAGGAAACCGACTGGCCCACTGCCACCCGCGACGAGGTGCTGATTCACGTGCACGCGTCCAGCATCAACGGCACGGACCTCGGCCTGCGCGCCGGGCAGGGCCCCTTCCGCCTGGCCGTGCGGCTCCCCTTCACCCCGGGCTTCGACGTCGCGGGCGTTGTGGTGCGCTGCGGCCCTCAGGTGACGGCCTTTCACGTGGGCGACCCGGTGATGGCCCTGCTCGGGCACGGCGGCGGCGGCGCCGCCGAGTACGTCGCGGTGCGCCAGTCGCGCGTCGCCCGCGCACCAGAGCGCCTGTCCCTGCTGCACGCCGCGGCCGTGCCGCTGTCGGGCCTCACCGCGCTGCAGGGCCTGCGGCGCGGCGCGGCGCTCCACACCCAGCCGCGCGCCCGCGTGCTGGTGATCGGGGCCGCCGGCGGCATCGGGTCATTCGCAGTGCAGCTGGCTCGCCTGTACGGCGCCCACGTGACCGGGGTCGCGCGGCCGGAGAAGCAGCCGTACGTCCGGGACCTGGGCGCGGACGACACCTGCACGCCGGACGAGCTGAACGGACCGTCCTTCCCCGCGTGGGACGTGATTCTCGACGCCGCACCGCGCCTGACCCTCTCGGCCGCCCGCCCGCTCCTCACCGCCCGCGGCGTGCTGGTCAGCGTCCGGCCCATTCCCACCCAGTGGCCGGAAGTGCGTTCCCTCGCCCACCCGGGCGGACACCCCCGCTTCTATGGGGTGCAGACCCGGGAGCGGGGCCAGGACCTGAGTCTGCTCGCGCACCTGATCGGCACGGGGCAGCTCCGGGTGCCGGTGGACCGCAGCTACCCCCTGACGCAGATTCAGGACGCGCACCGGTACGCCGAAGGTCCGGAGGTGCGCGGCAAGGTCATTGTGACGTCCGTGTGA
- a CDS encoding NAD(P)-dependent oxidoreductase has translation MHLALLGGTGRTGRLLIDIALDQGHTLRVLARDPTRLHRTHPHLHAITGDARDAGDLQQLMQGCEAVLSALGPVPHSPDDTMTLAAQHLTRVLAEHGVRRLITLTGAGVPHPGDTPTVPDRLIRTLLRLTQPRVLDDAIRHADIIRASTLDWTIVRAPRLTDGPVKPVRSGRVGTIRPVVTRASVAHFMLAQLAPGTPVRQAPAISN, from the coding sequence ATGCACCTGGCCCTGCTCGGCGGCACAGGACGAACTGGACGGCTCCTCATCGACATCGCCCTCGACCAGGGCCACACGCTGCGGGTCCTCGCCCGCGATCCCACCCGACTGCACCGCACCCACCCGCACCTGCATGCCATCACCGGTGACGCCCGCGACGCGGGCGACCTGCAGCAGCTCATGCAGGGCTGCGAGGCCGTGCTGAGCGCGCTGGGTCCGGTGCCACACTCACCCGACGACACCATGACGCTCGCCGCCCAGCACCTCACCCGGGTACTCGCCGAGCACGGCGTCCGCCGCCTGATCACCCTGACCGGTGCGGGCGTGCCGCACCCGGGCGACACCCCGACGGTCCCCGACCGCCTCATCCGGACGCTGCTGCGGCTCACGCAGCCACGCGTGCTGGATGACGCCATCCGGCACGCCGACATCATCCGCGCCAGCACGCTCGACTGGACCATCGTCCGCGCCCCGCGCCTGACCGACGGGCCTGTGAAGCCGGTGCGTTCCGGAAGGGTCGGCACCATCCGGCCGGTCGTGACCCGGGCCAGCGTGGCGCACTTCATGCTGGCGCAGCTCGCCCCCGGCACGCCCGTCCGCCAGGCCCCCGCCATCAGCAACTGA
- a CDS encoding winged helix-turn-helix transcriptional regulator, which translates to MPESEAHQQMECPGGEATTPEAALQLFQARYALPVVRALLDGPLRFTALQQRTAAASATTLHARLRDLQDAGVILHHEERYALTATGHELRGVFAALVRFHEQHPQHDPALLLTALQRRYAMRIMRELMAGALGFNALQRRVDAASPTTLRRRLVDLEQMGLIDRTAHSLMPPRTTYAHSDVGRDFSPVVGQLVVWSPLLAAPPAAPHGEDHAPLLEHAT; encoded by the coding sequence ATGCCAGAAAGTGAAGCGCATCAACAAATGGAGTGCCCGGGCGGTGAGGCGACCACCCCCGAGGCCGCCCTGCAGCTGTTCCAGGCGCGTTACGCGCTCCCCGTCGTGCGGGCGCTGCTCGACGGGCCCCTGCGCTTCACGGCGCTGCAGCAGCGCACCGCGGCGGCCAGCGCCACCACCCTCCACGCCCGGCTCCGGGACCTGCAGGACGCCGGCGTCATCCTGCACCACGAGGAGCGGTACGCCCTGACCGCCACCGGACACGAACTCCGCGGCGTGTTCGCCGCGCTCGTCCGCTTTCACGAGCAGCATCCGCAGCACGACCCTGCCCTGCTCCTGACGGCCTTGCAGCGCCGGTACGCGATGCGCATCATGCGCGAGCTGATGGCCGGTGCGCTCGGCTTCAACGCCTTGCAGCGCCGGGTGGACGCGGCGAGCCCCACCACGCTCCGGCGTCGCCTCGTGGACCTGGAACAGATGGGCCTGATTGACCGGACGGCGCACTCCTTGATGCCGCCCCGCACCACCTACGCCCACTCGGACGTCGGGCGGGACTTCAGTCCGGTGGTCGGACAGCTCGTGGTGTGGAGCCCATTGCTCGCCGCACCTCCAGCGGCGCCGCACGGCGAGGACCACGCACCTCTGCTGGAGCACGCCACCTGA
- a CDS encoding AAA family ATPase, translating to MGTIPITLITGIMASGKSSVAQALAQRSPRGVHVRGDLFRRMIVSGRADMTPDAPPDAEAQLRLRYQLAAQVARTYADAGFDVVVQDVILGSVLSDVIALYAGHPLRLVVLCPTPEVVMAREAGRGKRGYGAWTPQDLDRALREATPRLGFWLDTSVLTVEESVEAIQAHFGER from the coding sequence ATGGGCACGATCCCCATCACCCTCATCACGGGCATCATGGCGAGCGGCAAGTCCAGCGTCGCGCAGGCCCTGGCGCAGCGGTCCCCCCGTGGCGTGCACGTGCGTGGCGACCTGTTCCGCCGCATGATCGTCTCGGGCCGCGCCGACATGACGCCCGACGCGCCGCCCGACGCCGAAGCACAACTTCGGCTGCGCTACCAGCTCGCCGCGCAGGTGGCGCGGACGTATGCCGATGCCGGGTTCGATGTGGTGGTGCAGGACGTCATCCTCGGTTCCGTGCTCTCCGACGTGATCGCCCTCTATGCCGGCCACCCGCTGCGGCTGGTCGTGCTCTGCCCTACACCGGAGGTGGTGATGGCCCGCGAAGCCGGGCGCGGCAAGCGCGGCTACGGCGCGTGGACGCCTCAAGACCTCGACCGAGCCTTGCGTGAGGCCACCCCCCGCCTGGGGTTCTGGCTGGACACCTCCGTCCTGACCGTGGAGGAGAGCGTGGAGGCCATCCAGGCCCACTTCGGCGAGCGCTGA
- a CDS encoding sensor domain-containing protein, protein MMPLSFDAPPAELFAPTVRAYCAALPNHHVVLVLRDRQGTRTSTWEAGRRLSGVPSATVPFGREHVSGTVTLSAQPADGTPLAVVAQGLAELLERELGWYAHQAELMASHQQLSAMLQAAPLAVYSVTLGGLIRHWNKAAERTLGYPQADVLGREVPDPQLGAALLSLRRHLDAGQPAPVQHVEQVGKDGQARLLELSAAPYRQGDEVLGLVGVAREVTADEQRLRHAEQQRSLLESVLAFANDSVLITEAEPIDGTGPRILYANEAFTRTTGYTLEEILGRTPRLLQGPRSDRKALDRIRAALKAWQPVEVEVINYRKDGTPFWVELSIAPVADEHGWYTHWISIQRDVTERKTSEVHQERERNAVLELAARNVPLAEVLVRLIASLERAFPGHEVAIILAEAPQPLLYPGTRQHHAPAWAQPAALQALLRSGSASPVALGSADTPQWWGVTGTIQGSQERQRGVIALLSTTGVRLGAEDQARVEAAAQLAGLVIDRYDAQRSLERQALHDSLTGLPNRLHFGQELERRIEQARQGHTQVAVGLMDLDRFKLINDTLGHSAGDLLLQQVAARVHQTLRPGDGLARMGGDEFLLAFTGLTHPGQLEHLADRLISSLEQPFHVNEHEVFVRPSVGFSVFPDAGLTSETLLQQADAAMYRAKRRGGGVSVYTPDPSRGPSVVTLESALNRALEREEFILHYQPQFDVPSGRLRGMEALLRWQHPELGLVPPSDFIPLAEVTGLIVPIGRWVIGEAARQAVAWSRRSPGLTMAVNLSARQFEQPDLIGDLRNILQASGLPAAQLELELTETMLMQAVEATGTLERLKDLGVRLAVDDFGTGYSNLAYLKHFPIDTLKIDQSFIQSLAGAGPNDPRDEALISAVIQLGHALNLKVLAEGVEQPAQLAFLEAQQCDQVQGYLLGRPAPAGSISAWLAAEPSRLADGGRGTPHP, encoded by the coding sequence ATGATGCCATTGTCGTTCGACGCGCCCCCTGCCGAGCTCTTTGCCCCGACGGTCCGGGCGTACTGCGCCGCCCTCCCGAACCATCACGTGGTGCTGGTGCTGCGTGACCGACAGGGCACCCGGACCTCCACCTGGGAGGCGGGCCGTCGCCTGTCGGGTGTGCCGTCCGCCACGGTCCCCTTCGGGCGGGAGCACGTGTCCGGCACGGTGACGCTGAGCGCTCAACCGGCGGACGGCACGCCGCTGGCCGTCGTGGCTCAGGGCCTGGCCGAACTGCTGGAGCGGGAACTCGGCTGGTACGCTCACCAGGCAGAGCTGATGGCGTCGCACCAGCAGTTGTCGGCGATGCTGCAGGCGGCCCCGCTGGCCGTGTACTCGGTCACGCTCGGCGGCCTGATCCGGCATTGGAACAAGGCGGCCGAACGTACCCTGGGGTACCCGCAGGCGGACGTGCTGGGGCGCGAGGTGCCGGACCCGCAGCTCGGCGCGGCCCTGTTGTCGCTGCGGCGGCACCTGGACGCCGGCCAGCCGGCGCCGGTGCAGCATGTCGAGCAGGTGGGGAAGGACGGTCAGGCGCGGCTCCTGGAGTTGAGTGCCGCGCCGTACCGACAGGGCGATGAAGTGCTGGGGCTGGTCGGGGTGGCCCGCGAAGTCACGGCGGATGAACAGCGGCTGCGTCACGCCGAGCAGCAGCGGTCGCTGCTCGAATCGGTGCTGGCGTTCGCGAACGACTCGGTGCTGATCACCGAAGCGGAACCCATTGATGGGACCGGGCCGCGGATCCTCTACGCCAACGAAGCGTTCACCCGCACCACCGGGTACACCCTGGAGGAGATTCTCGGCCGGACGCCCAGGCTCCTGCAGGGTCCACGGTCCGACCGCAAGGCGCTGGACCGCATCCGGGCGGCCCTCAAGGCCTGGCAGCCGGTCGAGGTGGAAGTGATCAACTACCGCAAGGACGGCACGCCCTTCTGGGTGGAGCTGAGCATCGCCCCGGTCGCGGATGAGCACGGCTGGTACACCCACTGGATTTCCATTCAGCGTGACGTCACCGAACGCAAAACGTCCGAGGTCCATCAGGAGCGCGAGCGCAACGCGGTGCTGGAACTCGCCGCGCGCAACGTGCCGCTCGCCGAGGTGCTCGTCCGGCTGATCGCCAGCCTCGAGCGCGCCTTCCCCGGGCATGAGGTGGCGATCATCCTGGCCGAGGCCCCGCAGCCGCTGCTGTATCCCGGAACGCGGCAGCACCACGCTCCGGCCTGGGCGCAGCCCGCCGCGCTGCAGGCCCTGCTGCGCTCCGGCAGCGCCTCGCCGGTGGCGCTCGGGTCCGCCGACACCCCGCAGTGGTGGGGTGTGACCGGCACCATTCAGGGCAGCCAGGAGCGCCAGCGCGGCGTGATCGCCCTGCTGTCCACCACCGGCGTCCGCCTCGGAGCGGAAGATCAGGCGCGGGTGGAGGCCGCCGCGCAGCTCGCGGGGCTGGTGATTGACCGCTACGACGCGCAGCGGAGCCTGGAACGCCAGGCGCTGCATGACTCGCTGACCGGCCTGCCCAACCGCCTGCATTTCGGTCAGGAGCTTGAACGCCGCATCGAGCAGGCCCGGCAGGGGCACACCCAGGTGGCGGTGGGGCTGATGGACCTCGACCGCTTCAAGCTGATCAACGACACCCTCGGGCACAGTGCCGGCGACCTGCTGCTCCAGCAGGTCGCCGCCCGGGTCCATCAGACGCTGCGGCCCGGCGACGGTCTGGCCCGGATGGGTGGCGACGAGTTCCTGCTGGCCTTCACCGGCCTCACCCATCCCGGGCAGCTGGAGCACCTGGCCGACCGCCTGATCAGCTCGCTGGAACAGCCGTTTCACGTGAACGAGCACGAGGTGTTCGTCCGGCCCAGCGTGGGGTTCAGCGTCTTCCCGGACGCGGGCCTGACGTCGGAGACGCTGCTCCAGCAGGCGGACGCGGCGATGTACCGGGCGAAACGTCGTGGGGGCGGCGTCTCGGTGTACACCCCGGATCCCAGCCGCGGGCCGTCGGTCGTCACGTTGGAGAGCGCCCTCAACCGGGCCCTGGAACGCGAGGAGTTCATCCTGCATTACCAGCCGCAGTTCGATGTGCCGTCCGGCCGGCTGCGCGGCATGGAGGCCCTCCTCCGGTGGCAGCATCCGGAGCTGGGGCTGGTCCCGCCGAGCGACTTCATTCCGCTGGCGGAGGTGACGGGCCTGATCGTCCCGATCGGTCGCTGGGTGATCGGCGAAGCTGCCCGGCAGGCCGTGGCGTGGTCGCGGCGGAGTCCGGGCCTGACGATGGCCGTGAACCTCTCGGCACGGCAGTTCGAGCAGCCGGACCTGATCGGCGACCTCCGCAACATCCTGCAGGCGTCCGGCCTGCCGGCCGCGCAGCTGGAACTCGAACTCACCGAGACGATGCTGATGCAGGCGGTGGAGGCGACCGGCACGCTCGAGCGGCTGAAGGACCTGGGGGTCCGGCTGGCGGTGGACGACTTCGGCACCGGCTATTCCAACCTGGCGTACCTGAAGCACTTCCCGATCGACACCCTGAAGATCGACCAGTCGTTCATTCAGAGCCTGGCGGGCGCGGGGCCGAACGATCCCCGGGACGAGGCGTTGATCAGCGCGGTCATCCAACTCGGGCACGCGCTGAACCTGAAGGTGCTGGCCGAGGGCGTGGAGCAGCCCGCCCAGCTGGCGTTTCTCGAAGCTCAGCAGTGCGATCAGGTTCAGGGCTACCTGCTGGGCCGACCGGCGCCCGCCGGGTCCATCTCGGCGTGGCTGGCCGCTGAACCGAGCCGGCTGGCCGACGGTGGCCGCGGCACACCCCACCCGTGA
- a CDS encoding response regulator — protein sequence MPKAHHLNILVVDDNPADGYLLSSVFDTFEPRPTCTVLTCGAAALTVLRQRHTEGRALPDLMLLDVNLPRQSGVELLKRIKEDVNLRRLPVIMMSTADDPEEIRACYASGANAFIVKPVEYSQVERLYTRLLAFWSQAYVRLPERPVHLGPAPLESPHWP from the coding sequence ATGCCGAAGGCGCATCACCTGAACATTCTGGTCGTCGATGACAACCCAGCGGACGGGTATCTCCTCTCCAGCGTCTTCGACACGTTCGAGCCACGCCCCACCTGCACCGTGCTCACCTGTGGCGCGGCGGCGTTGACGGTGCTGCGCCAGCGGCACACCGAAGGGCGGGCACTCCCGGACCTGATGCTGCTGGATGTCAACCTGCCCCGACAGTCGGGCGTGGAGCTCCTCAAGCGCATCAAGGAGGATGTGAACCTGCGGCGACTGCCGGTCATCATGATGAGCACGGCGGACGACCCGGAGGAAATTCGCGCGTGCTACGCCAGCGGCGCCAACGCGTTTATCGTGAAACCCGTCGAGTACTCGCAGGTGGAGCGGCTGTACACGCGACTGCTGGCCTTCTGGAGCCAGGCGTATGTCCGGCTCCCGGAGCGCCCGGTGCACCTGGGGCCAGCCCCCCTCGAATCGCCGCACTGGCCGTGA
- a CDS encoding sensor histidine kinase, which produces MRSPLHTRSATPPRLPDPQRRRAAYLLTLGLSVLALLVRFALNPLLDGSSPFLFSLLAVTAAAFLAGFRAGVCAVLISAVGVNFLVTQPAFQFNIHLPPHEVRSLLVFVLVGVAVSWLGSHRLSALRRAEHARLALAEREAQFRALSDNLPGTMLYQAERQPGGQTRFVYVSANVERLNGVTAEQVYADSTLLFQRILPDHLSSVLAAEEHAVRTKTAFAVEVPFRQPNGEVRWMHLSSQARVLPDGREVWDGVQHDVTDRHAAQEELRNVNVQLELRVQERTRQLERSNQQLAQFTHIASHDLKAPVRTVISSLQLLERRSGALLDERARTYLRMTLQAADRMHQLVDDLLTYGMVGQERSRVRVEAQQVLEDVLHDLSSSLQAQGASVHAAPLPAVMANATQLRQVFSNLVGNALKFTVPGQPPDLAIQATQEGAAVHFTVSDNGIGIAPEDHERVFEVLQRLHTRERYEGTGMGLAIVRKIVEEHHGRLWVQSELGQGSTFHFTLPAAAPTE; this is translated from the coding sequence ATGCGTTCTCCCCTCCACACACGATCCGCCACGCCTCCACGGCTGCCGGACCCCCAGCGCCGCAGGGCGGCGTACCTGCTGACGTTGGGGCTGTCCGTGCTGGCGCTGCTGGTGCGGTTCGCGCTCAACCCGCTGTTGGACGGCAGCTCCCCGTTCCTGTTCTCCCTGCTGGCCGTGACCGCCGCCGCGTTCCTGGCGGGCTTCCGTGCGGGCGTGTGTGCGGTGCTGATCAGTGCCGTCGGCGTGAACTTCCTGGTGACGCAACCGGCGTTCCAGTTCAACATCCACCTGCCTCCCCATGAGGTGAGAAGCTTGTTGGTGTTCGTGCTGGTCGGCGTCGCGGTCAGCTGGCTCGGCTCGCACCGACTGTCGGCCTTGAGGCGCGCGGAGCACGCGCGGCTGGCGTTGGCGGAGCGTGAAGCGCAGTTTCGCGCGCTGTCGGACAACCTGCCGGGCACCATGCTGTATCAGGCGGAGCGTCAGCCGGGAGGCCAGACCCGCTTCGTGTACGTCAGCGCCAATGTTGAGCGGCTCAACGGGGTCACTGCCGAGCAGGTGTATGCGGATTCCACGCTGCTGTTCCAGCGGATTCTCCCGGACCACCTCTCGTCGGTCCTCGCGGCCGAGGAGCACGCGGTCCGCACCAAAACGGCGTTCGCGGTGGAGGTCCCGTTCCGGCAGCCGAACGGTGAGGTCCGCTGGATGCACCTGAGCTCCCAGGCGCGCGTTCTGCCGGATGGACGGGAGGTGTGGGATGGCGTGCAGCACGACGTGACGGACCGGCATGCCGCTCAGGAGGAACTGCGGAACGTCAACGTGCAGCTGGAGCTGCGGGTGCAGGAGCGCACCCGGCAACTCGAGCGCTCGAACCAACAGCTCGCGCAGTTCACCCACATCGCTTCCCATGACCTGAAAGCGCCGGTCCGGACGGTGATCAGTTCCCTGCAGCTGCTTGAGCGCCGCAGCGGCGCGCTGTTGGACGAGCGGGCCCGGACGTACCTGCGCATGACGCTTCAGGCGGCGGACCGCATGCATCAGTTGGTTGACGATCTCCTGACGTACGGGATGGTGGGCCAGGAACGGTCTCGGGTACGGGTGGAGGCGCAGCAGGTGCTGGAGGACGTCCTGCACGACCTGAGCAGCAGCCTGCAGGCGCAGGGCGCGTCGGTGCATGCGGCCCCGCTGCCGGCGGTGATGGCAAACGCCACGCAGCTGCGTCAGGTGTTCTCCAACCTCGTGGGAAACGCGTTGAAGTTTACGGTTCCGGGACAGCCTCCGGACCTCGCCATTCAAGCCACGCAGGAGGGCGCAGCCGTGCATTTCACCGTCTCGGACAACGGCATTGGCATCGCCCCGGAGGACCACGAACGGGTGTTCGAGGTGCTGCAGCGCCTGCACACGCGTGAGCGCTACGAAGGGACCGGCATGGGCCTGGCGATCGTGCGGAAGATCGTCGAGGAGCACCACGGTCGCCTCTGGGTGCAGAGCGAGCTCGGGCAGGGCAGCACGTTTCACTTCACGTTGCCTGCCGCCGCGCCCACCGAATGA
- a CDS encoding EAL domain-containing protein, which yields MRIAVDDFGTGYSSLSYLRALPAQVVKVDRSFVRDLVHPGGTEAEIIRAIVTLARQVGMQVVAEGVETEAQRAALLALGCEEAQGLLFARPEDPDAVSRRLR from the coding sequence GTGCGCATCGCGGTCGACGACTTCGGCACCGGGTACAGCAGCCTCAGTTACCTGCGGGCGCTGCCGGCGCAGGTGGTGAAGGTCGACCGGTCCTTCGTGCGCGACCTGGTCCATCCCGGCGGCACCGAGGCGGAGATCATCCGGGCGATCGTGACGCTGGCCCGCCAGGTGGGGATGCAGGTGGTGGCCGAGGGAGTGGAGACCGAAGCGCAGCGGGCGGCGCTGCTCGCGCTCGGGTGCGAGGAAGCGCAGGGGCTCCTGTTCGCCCGCCCGGAGGACCCGGACGCGGTGAGCCGCCGGCTCCGCTGA
- a CDS encoding sensor histidine kinase produces MTVPMRRRLLPPLAADPGSRRPVTVRSAFLRPLLLPLLLALAVTLTVAWSVRTTVHTAALARDAQVNLTLLQTILNDVIDLETGQRGYLITHQQSYLEPYHQAKVRLPQDLAALRQALSSQDPAGRTMPLPQLNTLEARISEWERQGGGREVQVERLDPARAAQMVRTGRGKALIDDARRIIARFQADELQVQQRLDVMSSVSAQQALLVTVAGLLLAIALAVTSAVRAASRVTVTLRQLSVASAQLARGHLPQRLPASDIRELDDLAQDFTVTGQVLQAREAALRDGQERLELVTRHAPVLLFSLDAAGTFTFCEGRGQGGQRGELLGRSAFDVYAASPEALPLFRAALRGERAEGRVTDGAEVFLMRLNPLHDARGAVRSVVGVTVDVTELERARAALARANTELEQFAAIASHDLQTPLRSIMSFAQLLDRRAGVALDDRSRVMLQHIVNASGRMKTLIDDLLQYARLAQTPPQQRDIDPNQVLAEVLADLQEEISAAAVQVTSDPLPVVLADHLPVRQLLFNLILNAVRYRRAEVPGSVHVSGRREGSEVRIDVTDNGQGIDPQFHERIFTVFQRLHRQDEVAGTGIGLAACKRIAEAYGGRITVDSRPGHGSTFTFTLPAAPDGRAPAAALG; encoded by the coding sequence ATGACCGTGCCCATGCGCCGCCGACTGCTTCCGCCGCTCGCCGCTGATCCCGGCTCCCGCCGCCCGGTGACGGTGCGCTCGGCGTTCCTGCGGCCCCTGCTGCTCCCCCTGCTGCTCGCGCTGGCCGTGACGCTCACCGTCGCGTGGTCGGTGCGCACCACCGTGCACACCGCCGCCCTCGCCCGCGACGCCCAGGTGAACCTCACGCTCCTCCAGACCATCCTCAACGACGTCATCGACCTGGAAACCGGTCAGCGCGGCTACCTGATCACGCACCAGCAGAGCTACCTTGAACCGTACCACCAGGCGAAGGTCCGCCTGCCGCAGGATCTGGCGGCGCTGCGGCAGGCGCTCAGCAGCCAGGACCCTGCCGGCCGGACGATGCCGCTGCCGCAGCTGAACACCCTCGAAGCGCGGATCAGTGAGTGGGAACGCCAGGGCGGCGGGCGGGAAGTGCAGGTCGAGCGCCTCGACCCGGCCCGCGCCGCGCAAATGGTCCGGACCGGCCGCGGCAAGGCACTCATCGACGACGCCCGCCGGATCATCGCGCGCTTCCAGGCGGACGAACTGCAGGTGCAACAGCGCCTGGACGTCATGAGCAGCGTCAGCGCGCAGCAGGCGCTGCTCGTCACGGTCGCCGGCCTGTTGCTCGCCATCGCCCTGGCGGTCACGTCCGCCGTGCGGGCCGCGTCGCGCGTGACCGTCACCCTGCGGCAGCTGTCGGTCGCGTCGGCGCAGCTCGCCCGTGGCCACCTGCCACAGCGGCTCCCCGCGAGCGACATCCGGGAGCTCGACGATCTCGCGCAGGACTTCACCGTCACCGGGCAGGTGCTGCAGGCCCGGGAGGCCGCGCTGCGCGACGGGCAGGAGCGGCTCGAACTGGTCACGCGTCACGCGCCGGTGCTGCTGTTCTCGCTTGACGCCGCGGGGACCTTCACCTTCTGCGAAGGACGCGGCCAAGGCGGGCAACGAGGCGAGCTGCTGGGCCGCAGCGCCTTCGACGTGTACGCCGCGTCCCCGGAGGCGCTGCCGTTGTTCCGGGCGGCGCTGCGCGGCGAGCGGGCCGAAGGCCGGGTGACGGACGGCGCGGAGGTGTTCCTGATGCGCCTGAACCCGCTGCACGACGCGCGCGGCGCCGTTCGGAGCGTGGTGGGCGTGACGGTCGACGTGACCGAGCTGGAGCGCGCCCGCGCCGCGCTCGCGCGCGCCAACACGGAACTCGAGCAGTTCGCGGCCATCGCCTCGCATGACCTGCAGACGCCGCTGCGCAGCATCATGAGCTTCGCGCAGCTGCTGGACCGCCGCGCGGGCGTGGCGCTCGATGACCGCTCGCGGGTGATGCTGCAGCACATCGTGAACGCCAGTGGGCGGATGAAGACCCTCATCGACGACCTGCTGCAGTACGCCCGCCTGGCGCAGACGCCGCCACAGCAGCGTGACATCGACCCGAACCAGGTGCTCGCTGAAGTGCTCGCCGACCTGCAGGAGGAGATCAGTGCGGCCGCCGTGCAGGTCACGAGCGACCCGCTGCCGGTGGTGCTCGCCGATCATCTGCCGGTGCGGCAGCTGCTGTTCAATCTGATCCTCAACGCCGTCCGGTACCGCCGCGCTGAGGTGCCAGGGTCCGTGCACGTCAGCGGGCGACGGGAGGGAAGCGAGGTCCGGATTGACGTGACGGACAACGGCCAGGGCATCGACCCTCAGTTCCACGAGCGCATCTTCACGGTGTTCCAGCGGCTGCACCGCCAGGACGAGGTGGCCGGCACCGGCATCGGCCTGGCCGCCTGCAAGCGGATCGCCGAGGCGTACGGCGGGCGCATCACGGTCGACAGCCGCCCAGGGCACGGCAGCACCTTTACGTTCACGCTGCCCGCCGCGCCGGACGGGCGGGCACCTGCGGCCGCCCTGGGGTGA